One Brassica napus cultivar Da-Ae chromosome C2, Da-Ae, whole genome shotgun sequence DNA window includes the following coding sequences:
- the LOC106448553 gene encoding subtilisin-like protease SBT4.8 gives MHLIMQVHPIKIYRLLHPIKKMEKLPANSFCLLSCVLVLFLSSVSAVTDDPQDKQVYIVYMGSLPSGKEYTPMSHHVSILQEITGESSIEDRLVRSYKRSFNGFAARLSQPERERMAEMEGVVSVFRSKKLQLQTTASWDFMGLKEGNKTKRNPAVESDTIIGVLDIGIWPESESFSDKGFGPPPKKWKGVCSGGKNFTCNNKLIGARDYTGEGTRDLDGHGSHTSSIAAGNAVAGASFFGIGNGTARGGVPAARIAAYKVCNSTDCTDDAILSAFDDAIADGVDLISISIGGEEALSYEEDTTAIGAFHAMAKGILTVNSAGNSGPSPTTVSSVAPWILTVAASTTNREFLTKVVIQNGKTLSGRSVNAFDLQGKNYPLVFAIRQVKGNNIFVSRYSFGSDVAVATIINDRTNFATISPHPLSAISPDDFDFLVSYVNSTKSPQGTVLKTEAVFNQKAPKVASFSSRGPNTIAVDLLKPDITAPGVEILAAFSPLGSPSEDKERDQRHVKYSVLSGTSMSCPHVTGVAAYIKTFHPDWSPAVIQSAIMTTAWSMNASDTGVASTEFAYGAGHVDPIAALNPGLVYELDKADHITFLCGLNYTSKTLKLITGEAVTCTGNTLPRNLNYPSMSAKLSKTNSSFTISFNRTVTNVGTPTSTYKSQIVLNHGTKLSVKVSPDVLFMKSVNEKQSFTVTVSGDNIDPNLPSSASLIWSDGTHNVRSPIVVYTDIPDSV, from the exons ATGCATCTTATCATGCAAGTCCATCCCATAAAAATTTACAGATTGCTTCATCCTATTAAAAAAATGGAGAAATTACCAGCAAACTCATTTTGTCTCCTCTCATGTGTACTCGTCTTGTTCTTGAGTTCAGTCTCAGCAGTTACAGATGATCCTCAAGATAAACAG GTGTATATTGTCTACATGGGATCACTTCCGTCtgggaaagaatacacaccaATGTCTCATCACGTGAGCATCCTTCAAGAGATCACCGGGGAAAG ttcgATCGAAGATCGTCTGGTAAGAAGTTACAAGAGGAGTTTCAATGGGTTCGCTGCCCGGCTCTCTCAGCCAGAACGAGAAAGAATGGCCG AAATGGAAGGAGTTGTGTCCGTGTTCCGGAGCAAGAAGTTACAACTCCAAACGACAGCGTCTTGGGATTTCATGGGGTTAAAGGAAGGAAATAAGACAAAGCGAAACCCAGCCGTAGAGAGTGACACTATCATTGGTGTCCTTGACATTGGGATTTGGCCAGAGTCCGAGAGCTTCTCCGACAAAGGCTTTGGTCCTCCTCCGAAAAAATGGAAAGGTGTTTGTTCCGGCGGCAAAAACTTCACTTGCAACAA CAAGTTGATCGGAGCAAGAGACTACACAGGTGAAGGCACTAGGGACCTGGACGGCCACGGTTCACACACATCATCCATTGCGGCTGGAAACGCAGTTGCGGGGGCAAGCTTCTTTGGAATCGGCAATGGAACCGCTAGGGGCGGTGTTCCAGCTGCTAGGATCGCTGCTTACAAAGTCTGCAACAGCACAGACTGCACCGATGATGCTATACTGTCTGCATTCGATGACGCGATAGCAGATGGTGTGGACCTCATCAGCATCTCCATAGGAGGAGAGGAGGCCCTTAGTTACGAAGAGGACACAACCGCCATCGGGGCTTTCCACGCTATGGCCAAAGGGATCCTCACTGTGAACTCAGCTGGTAACAGCGGTCCGAGTCCAACCACAGTCAGTAGCGTTGCGCCTTGGATATTAACCGTTGCAGCCAGCACAACAAACCGTGAGTTTCTGACCAAAGTTGTTATCCAAAACGGCAAGACACTTTCC GGGAGATCAGTGAATGCTTTTGATCTGCAAGGAAAGAACTATCCTCTTGTCTTCGCAATACGCCAGGTCAAgggaaataatatatttgtgaGCAGATATTCATTTGGTTCAGATGTAGCTGTTGCAACCATAATTAATGACCGCACAAACTTTGCCACCATTAGCCCTCATCCCCTCTCTGCTATATCACCAGATGACTTTGACTTTCTTGTCTCTTACGTTAACTCCACAAA GTCCCCACAAGGCACTGTTCTAAAAACTGAGGCAGTCTTTAATCAGAAAGCTCCTAAAGTTGCTTCCTTCTCTTCTCGCGGTCCAAACACAATCGCTGTTGACCTTCTAAAG CCGGATATAACAGCACCAGGAGTGGAGATTCTCGCTGCTTTTTCACCTTTGGGTTCACCTTCAGAAGACAAGGAAAGAGACCAAAGACATGTGAAGTACTCTGTTCTATCTGGAACTTCAATGTCCTGTCCACATGTCACAGGCGTGGCTGCATACATCAAGACTTTTCATCCTGACTGGTCTCCAGCCGTTATCCAATCTGCCATCATGACAACCG CATGGTCGATGAATGCTTCTGACACTGGAGTTGCATCAACCGAGTTCGCTTATGGAGCTGGACATGTGGATCCAATAGCTGCTCTAAATCCTGGACTTGTCTATGAACTGGACAAAGCAGACCACATCACCTTTCTCTGCGGCTTGAACTACACATCGAAAACCCTTAAACTCATTACCGGTGAAGCTGTCACTTGCACTGGAAACACCTTACCAAGAAACCTCAACTATCCTTCAATGTCGGCTAAACTTTCGAAAACTAATAGCTCCTTCACCATCAGTTTCAACAGAACCGTCACCAACGTCGGTACCCCAACCTCTACATACAAATCGCAGATTGTCTTGAATCACGGGACAAAGCTCAGTGTCAAGGTTTCACCTGATGTCCTGTTTATGAAGTCGGTGAACGAGAAGCAGTCTTTCACCGTGACTGTTTCAGGCGACAATATCGACCCAAACCTGCCTTCTTCTGCAAGTTTAATATGGTCTGATGGCACCCATAATGTTAGAAGCCCCATTGTTGTTTATACTGATATTCCTGATTCAGTctga
- the LOC106407890 gene encoding subtilisin-like protease SBT4.8, which yields MAKRASSFCLLSCIVVFLLGLVSAATDNRQDKQVYVVYMGSLPSRPDYTPMSNHISILQEVTGESSMEGRLVRSYKRSFNGFAARLTESEREQLAEMEGVVSVFPNKKLQLQTTASWDFMGLKEGKNTKRNLAVESDTIVGVIDTGVWPESESFSGKGFGPPPKKWKGVCSGGKNFTCNNKLIGARDYTGEGTRDLDGHGSHTASTAAGNAVTGASFFGIGNGTARGGVPAARIAAYNVCTDLGCKTDAVLSAFDDAIADGVDVISVSLGDDNAIPYEKDPIAIGAFHAMAKGIITVNAAGNSGPTPNSVASVAPWILTVAASTTNREFLTEVVIQNGKTLVGRSVNAFDLQGKNYPLVFQESQAKGKILVSEYSFSSKTAVATIIEGYNNYATISPRPLSALSPDDYDFLLSYNKSTKSLQGTVLKTEAVFNQSAPKVVSFSSRGPNTLAVDLLKPDITAPGVEILAAYSPLSPPSLEDQRRVKYSVLSGTSMSCPHVAGVAAYIKTFHPDWSPSMIQSAIMTTAWSMNASDTGVASTEFAYGAGHVDPIAALNPGLVYELDKADHITFLCGLKYSSKTLRLITGEAVNCTGNTLPRNLNYASMTAKRARSNSPFTVTFNRTVTNVGTPNSTYISQIVLNHGTKLSFKVSPSVLAMRSVKEKQSFTVTVSGSNIDPKLPSSASLVWSDGTHKVRSPIVVYTDIPDSI from the exons ATGGCGAAACGAGCATCTTCCTTTTGTCTTCTCTCATGTATCGTTGTCTTCTTACTCGGTTTAGTCTCAGCAGCCACAGATAATCGTCAAGATAAACAG GTGTACGTTGTTTACATGGGTTCACTTCCGTCTCGACCGGATTACACACCAATGTCGAATCACATAAGTATTCTTCAAGAAGTCACTGGAGAAAG TTCGATGGAAGGTCGTTTGGTGCGAAGTTATAAGAGGAGTTTTAACGGGTTCGCTGCCCGACTCACCGAGTCAGAACGAGAACAACTAGCCG AAATGGAGGGAGTTGTGTCTGTGTTCCCGAACAAGAAGTTACAACTCCAAACGACTGCGTCTTGGGACTTCATGGGGTTAAAGGAAGGAAAGAATACAAAGCGAAACTTGGCGGTAGAGAGTGATACTATTGTCGGAGTCATCGACACTGGTGTTTGGCCAGAATCTGAGAGCTTCTCGGGCAAAGGATTTGGTCCGCCTCCGAAGAAATGGAAAGGTGTTTGCTCAGGCGGCAAAAACTTCACTTGCAACAA CAAGTTGATCGGAGCAAGAGACTACACAGGCGAAGGCACCAGGGACCTCGACGGCCACGGTTCACACACAGCGTCTACAGCTGCTGGAAACGCAGTTACGGGCGCAAGCTTCTTTGGAATAGGTAACGGAACAGCGAGAGGCGGCGTTCCAGCTGCTAGAATAGCTGCTTACAATGTTTGCACCGACTTAGGGTGTAAAACAGATGCTGTACTGTCTGCATTCGATGACGCAATAGCAGATGGTGTCGATGTCATTAGCGTATCCCTTGGGGATGACAATGCCATCCCGTACGAAAAGGACCCCATTGCAATCGGGGCTTTTCACGCTATGGCGAAAGGGATTATCACTGTGAATGCAGCCGGCAACAGCGGTCCAACTCCGAACTCGGTTGCGAGTGTCGCACCGTGGATATTAACTGTTGCAGCCAGCACAACCAACCGTGAGTTTCTCACCGAAGTTGTTATCCAAAACGGCAAGACACTGGTG GGAAGATCGGTGAATGCTTTTGATCTGCAAGGAAAGAACTATCCTCTTGTCTTCCAAGAATCTCAGGCCAAGGGAAAAATATTGGTGAGCGAATATTCATTTAGTTCAAAAACAGCTGTTGCAACCATAATTGAAGGCTACAACAACTACGCCACCATTAGCCCTCGTCCCCtctctgctctatcaccagatGACTATGACTTTCTTCTCTCTTACAATAAGTCCACAAA GTCGCTACAAGGCACTGTTCTAAAAACTGAAGCAGTCTTTAATCAGAGCGCTCCTAAAGTTGTTTCCTTCTCTTCTCGTGGTCCAAACACCCTTGCTGTTGACCTTCTAAAG CCGGATATAACTGCACCAGGAGTGGAGATTCTTGCTGCATATTCACCTTTAAGTCCACCATCTTTAGAAGACCAGAGACGTGTGAAGTACTCTGTTCTATCTGGAACTTCAATGTCTTGTCCACACGTTGCTGGCGTGGCTGCGTACATCAAGACTTTTCATCCTGACTGGTCTCCATCCATGATTCAATCTGCCATCATGACAACCG CTTGGTCAATGAATGCTTCTGACACTGGGGTTGCATCAACCGAGTTCGCTTATGGAGCGGGCCATGTGGACCCAATAGCCGCTCTAAATCCTGGACTTGTCTACGAACTGGACAAAGCAGACCACATCACCTTTCTCTGCGGCTTGAAATACAGTTCCAAAACCCTTAGACTCATTACCGGTGAAGCCGTCAATTGCACTGGAAATACCTTACCAAGAAACCTCAACTATGCTTCAATGACGGCTAAACGTGCTAGATCAAATAGCCCCTTCACCGTCACTTTCAACAGAACCGTCACCAACGTCGGTACCCCCAACTCTACATACATATCGCAGATTGTCTTAAATCACGGGACTAAGCTCAGTTTCAAGGTCTCTCCTAGTGTTCTAGCTATGAGATCTGTGAAGGAGAAGCAGTCTTTCACCGTGACTGTTTCAGGCAGCAATATCGACCCAAAGCTGCCTTCTTCTGCAAGTTTAGTATGGTCTGATGGCACCCATAAAGTTAGAAGCCCCATTGTTGTTTATACTGATATTCCTGATTCAATctga